From the Teredinibacter turnerae T7901 genome, one window contains:
- a CDS encoding chemotaxis protein CheW yields the protein MSKQTFGVVSLGRYHLGIELRLLREVVERENEFNLPGHSEWVVGGIHLRGENIPLVDLAPMLGGVSAEEESALYCAAIVDVGDKTVGIVCKNPEGVITVDAKDIAEMHHSSVPKQVIRRGVHFNSVSLNANSASTDLSSQFICLLDVERLLAVDGITSVRSSKRKIESGLNLLSNLDAQHALLFQIGSIPCAMGTEPVVTLLDKPIIQDVSYRSDILIGEVILDGLAVPCINTAKLINLRADVAQCRQLVVLKIGNGMVGLLVSDIFDVVYCSPGERSVPINIAGLQVEYFHSLLPIKAIQGVENQDIHGIREYFFYLDVMELCASEKIHSIAKSTHKVTGAEAAVEQRDLTLDYTYSREHQSLRFRARREVLAVLSSIAEILYLKDCDVMFLDATHLRAIMLFRNESVPILYLGALLQESEDDDLSKTHANGLASEVILLVRCNSGYFGFAIDEMISIDNIEWTKDSSPMLVKEVLASAFYETPMAECWRITKTVQGQKKYYHSLDLCKLANLLVHGDTPWFEAQFN from the coding sequence ATGAGCAAGCAAACCTTCGGCGTGGTATCTCTTGGCCGTTACCACTTGGGTATTGAGTTGCGTTTGTTGCGCGAAGTGGTGGAGCGAGAGAACGAGTTTAATTTGCCCGGGCACTCTGAGTGGGTGGTGGGTGGCATTCATTTGCGCGGTGAAAATATTCCTCTGGTTGATCTGGCCCCAATGTTAGGGGGTGTTAGTGCGGAAGAAGAGAGCGCGCTTTACTGCGCGGCCATCGTGGATGTTGGCGATAAAACCGTCGGCATCGTGTGTAAAAATCCAGAGGGCGTGATTACCGTCGATGCCAAAGATATTGCAGAGATGCACCACAGCTCTGTGCCCAAGCAAGTTATCCGGCGCGGTGTGCATTTTAATAGTGTGAGTTTAAATGCAAATTCAGCCAGTACCGATTTGTCCAGTCAATTTATTTGCCTGCTCGATGTGGAGCGGCTCCTCGCCGTAGACGGAATTACCAGTGTGCGCTCGTCTAAGCGCAAAATCGAATCCGGCCTTAATTTGCTTTCCAACCTGGATGCGCAGCACGCATTGCTTTTTCAAATAGGCAGTATTCCCTGCGCTATGGGTACGGAGCCTGTAGTGACATTACTGGATAAACCCATTATTCAGGATGTGTCCTACCGGTCTGATATTCTGATTGGCGAAGTCATTCTCGACGGCCTGGCCGTACCCTGTATTAATACCGCGAAACTGATTAATTTACGTGCGGATGTTGCACAGTGCCGGCAGCTGGTTGTGCTAAAAATTGGCAATGGTATGGTCGGGCTTCTGGTGTCAGATATTTTTGATGTGGTGTATTGCTCGCCGGGCGAGCGTTCTGTGCCGATTAATATTGCCGGGCTGCAAGTGGAGTATTTTCACTCCCTATTACCGATCAAGGCGATTCAAGGGGTTGAGAACCAGGATATTCACGGTATTCGCGAATACTTTTTCTATCTGGACGTTATGGAACTCTGTGCCAGCGAGAAAATTCACAGTATTGCCAAATCAACCCATAAAGTTACTGGTGCGGAAGCTGCGGTCGAGCAGCGGGATCTCACACTCGATTACACCTATTCAAGGGAACACCAGTCGTTGCGATTCAGGGCGCGGCGGGAGGTGTTAGCCGTGCTCAGCTCCATTGCGGAAATCTTGTATTTGAAAGATTGCGATGTGATGTTTTTGGACGCCACGCACCTGCGAGCGATTATGCTATTTCGGAATGAGTCGGTTCCAATTTTATATCTCGGCGCACTTTTACAGGAAAGTGAAGATGATGACCTATCGAAAACACATGCGAATGGATTGGCCAGCGAGGTGATACTTTTAGTGCGTTGTAACAGTGGTTATTTTGGCTTCGCGATCGATGAAATGATCAGTATCGACAATATCGAGTGGACTAAAGACAGTTCACCGATGCTGGTTAAAGAAGTGCTTGCCAGCGCATTTTACGAAACACCCATGGCCGAATGCTGGCGCATCACAAAAACTGTCCAGGGTCAAAAGAAGTACTACCATTCGCTGGATTTATGCAAGCTCGCGAACTTGCTCGTGCACGGTGATACCCCCTGGTTCGAGGCGCAGTTTAATTAG
- a CDS encoding PAS domain S-box protein has product MHKLEDIVRQLGSDCELSDELRQQMEELRQYIASTKNLVSTAQYDASGKLVDANDRFLAMYEYSREDMDKLSFDELFPTDSEEEIRYAQLLELMKMGQSMDLRLRRSSSHGWDLEVGAFFCPVFKSKDEIEGVREYTMDFSSVVSEEMRRAEASASQAELYAFEASQDGILLAASLPLVARLGLANDRVKSGDYSIKEAFGGANMNLDASCKRALDEAITGKAGVQDMVLTSQKGEYLWVRGQLHPVKNRFGDIAKLSFSGLDITDVQTSFMDQEAKVKAISRTQAVIEFDIDRRILDANSRFLETFGYKKNEIIGENHSLFCEPGFDKTDEYRFFWEDLRAGRARHGEFCRIKKNGECVWMHANYTPILNYDGEVTKIIKTANDITLEKLTAIDKDARLKATDRSFLYAEYDVNGAILSANENFLNLMGYSLEQLEDKTHKLFVSRETSNSALYQNNWQTLNNGGTVHGEFSVITKKGNRLWLQSNFSPVIGPLGTTIKVIEYSVDITDKKLQTIENDRILRSVSATNIILRFDARGKITSCSDSAKQTFGVEEASNIPDLHKMVAEMTMLGELNNIDVMASIRAGEEVVGEFKYVNDRQESKWLVGTISPMLNQDNNLFAIYFIANDITKDKSQSLDSQSKLLAISRSQSIAEFNVDGYVISANDNFLALVGYKFEEIRGKHHRMFVPDNIAVSSEYQAFWDKLGRGDFDSGEYRRVGKKGRDVWIRATYNPVFDVDGKLVKIVKFASDITAEKIRSVELAARLNAIDVGLAVIEFDLEGNVLDANRNFLAAMGYTLREVKGQHHSIFCSPEYIRSDEYRTFWVNLSEGEMASGRFHRVGKYDRDVWIQATYNPIYNVNGEPSGVIKYAYDVTKEVLLEKELTQKSLQLSETVGELIELIKQISSNSLDARESAGNSSMAATAGMAALEESIRAIRGIQSSSDKVGEIVSTISGIASQTNLLAFNAAIEAARAGENGVGFSVVAAEVRKLAERSSSAAQEIRSLIDNSSQQVAQGAEVSKTAAKSFEGIIETVAQTQSYVDQIAECTQRQEKVTKLVNDLIFELRDTIGK; this is encoded by the coding sequence ATGCATAAGTTGGAAGACATCGTTCGCCAGTTAGGCAGCGACTGTGAATTAAGCGATGAGTTGCGTCAGCAGATGGAAGAACTGCGCCAATATATCGCCTCGACTAAAAACCTTGTCAGCACCGCGCAATACGACGCCTCCGGGAAGCTCGTCGACGCCAATGATCGTTTTCTGGCGATGTACGAATACAGCCGCGAAGACATGGACAAATTGAGTTTCGACGAGTTGTTTCCCACTGACTCTGAAGAAGAAATACGATATGCCCAATTGCTGGAATTGATGAAAATGGGGCAGAGCATGGATTTGCGCCTGCGTCGCTCCTCTTCCCATGGGTGGGATCTGGAAGTGGGCGCTTTCTTCTGCCCTGTGTTTAAAAGCAAGGACGAAATTGAAGGTGTGCGCGAATACACCATGGATTTCAGCAGTGTTGTTAGCGAGGAAATGCGGCGCGCGGAAGCCTCGGCCAGCCAGGCGGAGCTGTATGCTTTTGAAGCCAGTCAGGATGGAATATTGCTGGCGGCGAGTTTGCCATTAGTCGCGCGCCTGGGGTTGGCGAATGATCGGGTAAAATCTGGCGATTACTCCATCAAAGAGGCGTTTGGTGGCGCAAATATGAATCTGGACGCATCCTGTAAACGCGCCCTGGATGAAGCCATTACCGGCAAAGCCGGGGTGCAGGATATGGTACTCACCAGCCAAAAAGGTGAATACCTATGGGTTCGCGGCCAGCTGCATCCGGTGAAAAACCGTTTCGGTGATATCGCAAAGTTGAGTTTCAGTGGTCTGGATATTACCGATGTACAAACGTCGTTTATGGATCAGGAAGCGAAAGTCAAAGCGATTTCCCGTACCCAAGCGGTTATTGAGTTTGATATAGATCGGCGAATACTGGATGCGAATAGTCGCTTTTTAGAAACCTTTGGCTACAAAAAAAATGAAATTATTGGGGAAAATCACTCCCTTTTTTGCGAGCCGGGCTTTGATAAAACCGATGAGTACCGTTTTTTTTGGGAGGATTTAAGAGCGGGACGCGCCCGTCACGGGGAGTTCTGCAGGATTAAAAAAAATGGGGAGTGCGTGTGGATGCATGCGAACTATACGCCCATATTAAACTATGACGGTGAAGTTACCAAAATTATAAAAACGGCCAATGATATTACACTCGAAAAACTCACTGCTATCGACAAGGATGCGCGGCTTAAAGCAACGGATCGCAGTTTTCTCTACGCAGAATACGATGTGAACGGTGCGATTCTTTCAGCAAACGAAAATTTTCTGAATCTTATGGGCTACAGCCTGGAACAACTCGAGGACAAAACCCATAAATTATTCGTCAGCCGCGAGACCAGTAACTCTGCACTTTATCAAAACAACTGGCAAACATTAAACAACGGCGGCACTGTTCATGGTGAATTCAGTGTGATCACCAAGAAAGGTAATCGCCTCTGGTTGCAGAGTAATTTCAGCCCGGTGATCGGCCCGCTGGGAACCACGATAAAAGTTATTGAGTACAGCGTCGATATCACCGATAAAAAATTACAAACAATAGAGAACGACCGGATTCTGCGCAGCGTATCCGCAACAAATATTATTCTGCGGTTTGACGCAAGAGGGAAAATAACCAGTTGCAGCGATTCGGCTAAACAGACATTTGGCGTGGAGGAGGCGAGTAATATTCCGGATCTGCACAAAATGGTTGCGGAAATGACAATGCTTGGCGAATTGAACAATATCGATGTAATGGCCAGTATTCGTGCTGGCGAAGAAGTGGTAGGCGAGTTTAAATATGTTAACGACAGGCAGGAGTCGAAATGGCTAGTGGGCACTATTTCGCCCATGTTAAATCAGGACAATAATTTATTTGCCATTTATTTTATCGCGAATGATATTACCAAGGATAAGTCTCAAAGTCTGGACTCCCAAAGCAAGCTGCTCGCCATAAGCCGATCGCAGTCCATCGCGGAATTTAACGTGGATGGTTATGTAATCTCTGCTAACGATAATTTTTTGGCGCTGGTCGGTTACAAATTCGAAGAGATTCGCGGGAAGCATCACCGTATGTTTGTACCGGATAATATTGCGGTAAGCAGCGAATACCAGGCATTTTGGGACAAACTTGGACGCGGTGACTTCGATTCAGGAGAATATCGCAGGGTCGGTAAAAAAGGGCGCGATGTCTGGATACGGGCGACCTACAACCCTGTATTCGATGTGGATGGTAAGTTGGTCAAGATTGTTAAATTTGCGTCGGATATAACCGCGGAAAAAATTCGCAGCGTCGAATTGGCTGCAAGATTGAATGCGATTGATGTGGGGCTGGCAGTCATTGAGTTCGATCTGGAAGGTAATGTGCTGGATGCCAACCGTAATTTTCTGGCCGCCATGGGCTACACCCTGCGCGAAGTCAAGGGGCAGCACCACTCCATCTTCTGTTCGCCAGAATATATTCGCAGTGATGAGTATCGAACGTTTTGGGTAAATTTAAGCGAAGGTGAAATGGCGTCCGGACGCTTTCATCGGGTGGGAAAGTACGATCGCGACGTCTGGATTCAGGCCACCTATAACCCAATCTATAACGTGAACGGAGAGCCCTCAGGAGTTATTAAATACGCGTACGACGTTACTAAAGAAGTCCTGCTGGAAAAAGAACTCACCCAAAAATCGCTGCAGTTGAGTGAAACAGTTGGTGAGCTTATTGAGCTGATCAAGCAAATTTCCTCCAACTCGCTGGATGCCCGAGAATCGGCGGGTAATTCCAGTATGGCTGCAACGGCGGGCATGGCGGCACTGGAAGAATCCATTCGCGCGATACGCGGAATCCAAAGCAGTTCTGATAAAGTGGGCGAAATTGTTTCAACAATTTCCGGTATTGCATCGCAAACAAACCTGTTAGCGTTTAACGCGGCAATTGAAGCGGCAAGGGCCGGCGAAAATGGCGTTGGCTTTTCGGTGGTTGCCGCAGAGGTACGCAAGCTTGCCGAGCGCAGTTCGTCAGCAGCACAGGAGATTCGTTCGCTGATAGACAACTCGTCGCAACAGGTGGCCCAGGGTGCTGAAGTCAGCAAAACCGCGGCTAAATCATTCGAAGGGATTATTGAAACTGTTGCGCAAACCCAGAGCTACGTGGACCAGATCGCAGAGTGCACGCAGCGCCAGGAGAAGGTGACAAAGCTGGTAAACGATCTGATATTCGAGTTGCGCGATACCATTGGTAAGTAA
- a CDS encoding beta-propeller domain-containing protein translates to MKRLMSNALFGAALCCSLPALAELSCQVNTSAWNNGYVANVTVTNIGTTATTDWQVALTFTQSPAVSQGWSATLSADGNYLFASNVDWNASLAPGQSTSFGFLGAHNGNFTAPTCAEMLPADDGLLGYLRRGLTEHLDFRENYYTYGASSSTSSSGSPSGSSSSSASSSTGSSTGSSSGGGSGGDDITNTQELGVDEADIIEYDGDNLYVVRDRRTYVYLPGTSSSSTSSTSSTGSSSSSGGGYYEYTVSLASYSADKTNGVVTPLGNLSIPFSSGQYSYGYTPAGSYLWQTTSEKTLAIIGEDVEPTPYTYSYNYGGYPYYQYASKVSIFLADVTDPTAMDATDKISFDGHLVSSRRIDNTLFVVSRYSPSMKRLGIENSQYAIDDNRALIANASLADLLPHLYDNNGGSAPLFSGNDCVGAQWPEQSDLYRGSLVVLTKIDLDDPSQISSSCLPASASDVYASGDAVYAFNYGATGTTIYKFATAGSMPYIGQISVPGSIPCTEQAYCFGEQDGVLRVLYRTSSTGGYATAYRLSTIAESTNGMGLQILATLPNAARPESIGKPNELIYSMRSFGDTVYLVTFQKVDPLYAVDVSNPADPYIAGELEVSGFSDYLHPIGDGLLLGVGKDAYYEASTGITWYQGVKIELFDISNPLELRSLGSEVIGRRGSASGPSADPRAFAFRNDEYGMRFALPIRVNDIMPSYGDPSRPNQTYNWHYTGLFVYDILTGANGDASLSRRGILKSASLDATPPDSYDYTSLSYHRGVLLDESVFYLHDTDISAALLDDLPQE, encoded by the coding sequence ATGAAACGTTTAATGTCGAACGCACTGTTTGGCGCTGCCCTGTGTTGCAGTTTGCCAGCCCTTGCGGAACTATCCTGTCAGGTAAACACTTCGGCCTGGAATAACGGCTATGTGGCTAACGTCACCGTGACCAACATCGGCACTACCGCCACCACGGATTGGCAAGTGGCCCTGACATTTACACAGTCACCGGCCGTCAGCCAGGGGTGGAGCGCCACTCTTTCAGCGGATGGCAACTACCTGTTTGCCAGCAACGTTGATTGGAACGCAAGCCTTGCGCCGGGTCAGTCCACCAGTTTCGGGTTTTTAGGTGCACACAATGGCAACTTTACAGCCCCTACCTGTGCCGAAATGCTTCCTGCAGACGATGGCCTGCTTGGCTACCTGCGCCGCGGACTCACCGAGCATCTGGACTTTCGCGAAAACTATTACACTTATGGCGCGAGCTCATCCACGTCGTCCAGTGGCTCCCCTTCCGGGTCGTCATCCTCGTCGGCCTCGTCGTCGACGGGATCGTCCACAGGGTCTTCCAGCGGCGGCGGCTCTGGCGGTGATGACATCACCAATACTCAGGAGCTCGGTGTTGATGAGGCGGATATTATCGAGTACGACGGCGACAATCTTTACGTGGTACGAGATCGGCGTACCTATGTTTATCTGCCCGGCACCTCGTCATCGTCGACCAGCAGCACATCCAGCACTGGCTCGTCCAGCAGTTCTGGTGGCGGTTACTATGAATACACGGTGTCCCTCGCTTCATACTCAGCCGATAAAACCAACGGCGTTGTTACCCCATTGGGCAACCTGTCAATTCCGTTCAGCTCCGGTCAGTACAGCTACGGTTACACCCCTGCCGGCTCTTACCTGTGGCAAACCACGAGCGAAAAAACGCTGGCAATCATCGGCGAAGACGTGGAGCCCACTCCCTACACCTACTCTTACAACTATGGCGGCTATCCCTACTACCAATACGCGAGCAAGGTATCGATTTTTCTCGCCGACGTGACCGATCCAACCGCCATGGATGCAACGGACAAAATCAGTTTCGATGGCCATCTGGTTTCCAGCCGCCGTATTGATAACACGCTTTTTGTGGTATCTCGCTATAGCCCAAGCATGAAGCGACTCGGTATCGAAAATTCGCAATACGCCATCGACGATAACCGCGCGCTCATTGCCAATGCCAGCCTCGCAGATTTGCTGCCCCACCTGTACGACAACAATGGCGGCAGTGCACCTCTGTTCAGCGGAAATGACTGCGTGGGCGCGCAGTGGCCAGAGCAAAGCGATCTTTACCGCGGGTCACTGGTGGTGTTGACTAAAATCGATTTGGATGACCCAAGCCAGATATCGTCCAGTTGCCTACCCGCTTCAGCCAGCGATGTGTATGCCTCCGGCGACGCCGTGTATGCGTTTAACTATGGTGCCACCGGAACAACCATCTATAAATTCGCAACGGCTGGCAGCATGCCGTACATTGGCCAGATCAGCGTTCCGGGCTCTATCCCTTGCACAGAGCAAGCCTACTGCTTTGGCGAACAGGATGGCGTGTTGCGCGTGCTGTACCGTACATCGAGCACGGGAGGCTATGCCACTGCGTATCGCCTGAGCACCATTGCCGAATCGACAAATGGAATGGGCCTGCAAATACTCGCCACACTGCCAAATGCGGCGCGCCCAGAGTCCATCGGCAAGCCCAATGAGCTGATCTACAGTATGCGCAGCTTTGGCGATACGGTGTACCTGGTGACCTTTCAAAAAGTCGACCCTCTGTACGCCGTTGACGTCAGCAATCCCGCAGACCCTTACATTGCGGGGGAACTCGAAGTATCCGGCTTCTCAGACTACTTGCACCCTATCGGCGATGGGTTACTCCTGGGCGTGGGCAAAGATGCCTACTATGAAGCGTCTACAGGCATTACCTGGTACCAAGGCGTAAAAATCGAACTCTTCGATATTTCGAATCCTCTGGAGTTGCGCAGTCTTGGCAGTGAGGTTATCGGCAGAAGAGGTTCCGCCTCAGGACCATCCGCCGACCCCCGCGCGTTCGCGTTCCGCAATGACGAATACGGGATGCGCTTTGCACTGCCAATTCGCGTCAACGACATCATGCCATCCTATGGCGATCCGTCACGGCCTAACCAAACTTACAACTGGCACTACACAGGATTATTTGTGTACGACATTCTGACCGGCGCCAACGGAGACGCTAGCCTTTCCCGCCGCGGCATTTTGAAGTCTGCATCGCTTGATGCTACCCCTCCAGACTCCTACGACTACACGAGCCTGAGTTATCACCGGGGTGTATTGCTGGATGAATCGGTGTTTTATCTGCACGACACGGATATCTCGGCCGCGTTGCTGGACGACTTGCCGCAGGAATAA
- a CDS encoding YgjV family protein: protein MPLPQFDLAQAVGFIGFALGILCFYQRDDRKLKRVMVVMGLNNAIHYAMLGATTALLSALLSVVRTYLALHTSSRWVAAVFIVLGLTSGGLLAEHWVDMIPVLGTCIGAYAVFCLQGIPMRIAFFAGALCWLANNIIVGSIGLTLLEIVLISVNLSTIWRLHRAKQIAQPA from the coding sequence ATGCCGCTTCCCCAATTCGATTTGGCGCAGGCTGTAGGTTTTATCGGCTTTGCGCTAGGTATCTTGTGTTTTTATCAACGCGACGATCGCAAGCTTAAGCGTGTGATGGTGGTCATGGGCTTAAACAATGCCATCCACTACGCGATGCTCGGTGCCACCACCGCACTGTTGAGTGCGCTCTTGTCTGTGGTGCGCACCTACCTTGCGTTGCACACCAGTTCGCGCTGGGTGGCAGCTGTTTTTATTGTGCTGGGGTTAACATCTGGCGGGCTGCTCGCAGAGCATTGGGTTGATATGATTCCAGTATTGGGTACCTGTATTGGTGCCTACGCCGTATTTTGCCTGCAGGGTATTCCCATGCGGATTGCCTTTTTTGCCGGTGCGCTGTGTTGGCTGGCCAACAATATCATCGTCGGGTCTATTGGCTTAACCCTGCTGGAAATTGTCCTCATCAGTGTAAATCTCAGCACAATCTGGCGGCTGCATCGAGCAAAACAGATAGCGCAGCCGGCGTAA
- a CDS encoding YheV family putative zinc ribbon protein produces the protein MKKRFIAGAVCPACGLMDKIVNYQDAEKNYRECVSCGFKDEIHIQPHLRELETRVNQSETQKASETQVLQFPPKDP, from the coding sequence ATGAAAAAACGCTTTATCGCTGGTGCAGTGTGCCCAGCCTGCGGTCTGATGGACAAGATTGTGAATTATCAGGATGCGGAAAAAAATTATCGCGAGTGTGTAAGCTGTGGATTTAAAGATGAAATTCACATTCAACCGCACTTGCGTGAACTCGAGACTCGGGTCAACCAGTCAGAAACACAGAAAGCCAGCGAGACGCAGGTGTTGCAGTTTCCGCCCAAAGACCCCTGA
- a CDS encoding alpha/beta fold hydrolase, which produces MTKRSGGGRWMQWAMLSMGLTAIAPTQADLLDVIAERVTSSRDSDGGGAIKISPVNIRQIYKQRQQAAQEQGDDYTLTEFDEELIATDRWRYFTVHNTVFDSDVFVLEAGDVNKPTMILVHGLGQNGLRDWLNVIPRFEKEYHIIALDLPGFGLSPTTEGEYSPTNYASVVHQVAGVFGAKQYVLIGHSMGGAVALRYAADYGDELRQLVLVDAAGILYRTAYLKHAVEFPAELYGLSDISVKLITGVEELGQALIETVTSLPDAVNYIRKFRQAWNKTLGLNPNVNAATALVYEDFASAAHETRVPTSIIWGADDGVAPLRTGVMLNDTLEKSRLHSIANCGHTPMREKPAQFNALLAEVLASPPPQNPPSLLKVSAQAEKLVIEGETNQFYSGEYSEVEIRDSTAIHLQNLSAKRIKVTDSSVNLENVYLAADTTAMIAVHAIVDGTNVTMAANSGILADDSRIDLANATLIVDHEAINVGDDSQIILSASQVVSPGFTGYVHGQYRTENATIDFKKKGLQ; this is translated from the coding sequence ATGACAAAGCGCAGTGGCGGTGGCCGTTGGATGCAGTGGGCGATGCTCAGCATGGGATTGACGGCCATCGCGCCGACGCAGGCGGATTTACTCGACGTGATTGCCGAACGGGTAACATCCTCGCGAGATTCGGACGGTGGCGGTGCGATCAAAATATCGCCCGTGAATATTCGCCAGATCTACAAGCAGCGCCAGCAGGCTGCACAGGAGCAGGGCGACGACTACACCCTGACGGAGTTCGATGAGGAGCTGATCGCCACCGACCGTTGGCGCTATTTTACCGTCCACAACACCGTGTTTGATTCCGATGTGTTTGTTCTCGAGGCGGGTGATGTGAACAAGCCCACCATGATCCTGGTACACGGGCTCGGTCAGAATGGTCTGCGCGACTGGTTGAACGTGATTCCCCGGTTCGAAAAGGAGTATCACATAATCGCGCTAGACCTGCCCGGCTTCGGCTTGTCGCCCACCACAGAAGGTGAATACTCACCAACGAACTACGCGTCCGTCGTCCATCAGGTAGCGGGTGTATTCGGCGCCAAGCAGTATGTGCTTATCGGCCACTCCATGGGCGGTGCGGTCGCCTTGCGCTACGCCGCTGACTATGGCGACGAGCTGCGGCAACTGGTACTGGTCGATGCCGCGGGCATTTTGTATCGCACCGCTTACCTTAAACACGCGGTAGAGTTTCCTGCCGAACTCTATGGGCTGTCGGATATCTCGGTGAAGCTGATTACAGGCGTTGAGGAGCTGGGCCAGGCGTTGATCGAGACGGTGACCAGCCTGCCTGATGCGGTAAATTACATTCGCAAGTTTCGCCAGGCCTGGAACAAAACGCTGGGCTTAAACCCCAATGTCAACGCTGCCACCGCGCTGGTGTATGAGGATTTCGCCAGTGCGGCTCACGAAACCCGAGTGCCCACCTCCATCATCTGGGGGGCTGACGACGGCGTTGCGCCACTTCGCACGGGTGTGATGTTGAACGATACTTTGGAGAAGAGCCGTTTGCACAGCATCGCCAATTGCGGTCACACCCCGATGCGGGAAAAGCCTGCCCAATTTAATGCGCTCTTAGCTGAAGTGTTGGCAAGCCCGCCGCCGCAGAACCCGCCGTCGTTGCTCAAGGTCAGTGCGCAGGCGGAAAAGCTGGTAATCGAGGGTGAGACGAATCAGTTCTATTCTGGTGAGTACAGCGAGGTAGAAATCCGTGATAGCACCGCCATACACCTGCAAAATCTTAGCGCCAAGCGGATTAAGGTCACGGATTCCAGTGTAAACCTCGAAAACGTGTATCTCGCCGCCGATACCACAGCAATGATCGCAGTGCATGCCATTGTTGATGGCACCAACGTTACCATGGCAGCAAACAGTGGTATTCTCGCCGACGACAGCCGTATCGATCTCGCCAATGCCACGCTGATTGTGGATCATGAAGCGATCAATGTCGGCGACGACTCGCAAATTATTTTGTCCGCGAGTCAGGTGGTTTCCCCTGGGTTTACAGGCTATGTTCATGGTCAGTACCGCACAGAAAACGCCACTATCGATTTCAAGAAAAAAGGCCTGCAATGA